The following coding sequences lie in one Mesorhizobium sp. NZP2298 genomic window:
- a CDS encoding D-alanine:D-lactate ligase-like protein, with protein MSSHKPKLILVYEPEKACFDRLIADGHPPQRAAEISSYLAQSTDLAPEFGALAAACEARGLAFSPVALDDAVQALDGGDAENTLVWTLSDGVAYFRGGAAPALARLKGLRTIGADDSLFALCQDKFRSGAVLGALGLPVPQAGLARDGKWLVEPPASAAGWFVKPNRLGAKIGIWPDSRAADLSHALELSRRVFAAYRDDVVVQPYVAGRNVRASFLGLTPETGTEALGIAFVDSGGDFQTMADSLALYGETGEAAKAAGLYAEPELVAVADLQPVADARIRAIAGRLISGLGLRDVFSVDLRVEADDTVHLIEFEVCPGLPCFDFRAYCRQQWGLELADAMAETAASRLIGQKRLI; from the coding sequence ATGTCGAGCCACAAGCCAAAGCTGATCCTTGTCTACGAGCCGGAAAAGGCCTGCTTCGACCGATTGATCGCCGACGGCCACCCACCGCAGCGTGCCGCTGAAATCTCGTCCTACCTGGCGCAGTCGACTGATCTTGCCCCCGAATTCGGTGCGCTTGCCGCCGCCTGCGAGGCGCGCGGTCTCGCCTTTAGTCCGGTGGCACTCGACGATGCTGTCCAAGCGCTTGACGGCGGGGATGCGGAGAACACGCTGGTCTGGACGCTGTCGGACGGCGTCGCCTATTTCCGTGGCGGCGCCGCACCCGCGCTGGCCAGGCTCAAGGGATTGAGGACCATCGGCGCCGACGATTCGTTGTTCGCACTCTGCCAGGACAAGTTCCGTTCCGGTGCCGTGCTCGGCGCGCTCGGCCTGCCAGTGCCGCAGGCCGGTCTTGCCCGGGATGGCAAATGGCTGGTCGAGCCGCCGGCATCCGCCGCCGGCTGGTTCGTCAAGCCAAACCGGCTGGGAGCCAAGATCGGCATCTGGCCGGATTCGCGTGCGGCTGATCTCAGTCACGCGCTGGAGCTTAGCCGGCGCGTCTTCGCCGCCTATCGTGACGACGTCGTCGTCCAGCCCTATGTTGCCGGCCGCAACGTGCGCGCCAGCTTCCTCGGCCTGACGCCGGAAACCGGCACCGAAGCGCTCGGCATTGCCTTTGTCGATTCGGGCGGCGATTTCCAGACCATGGCGGACAGTCTGGCGCTCTACGGTGAAACCGGCGAGGCCGCGAAGGCGGCAGGACTCTATGCCGAACCGGAACTGGTTGCCGTCGCCGACCTTCAACCCGTCGCCGACGCCAGGATTCGTGCGATCGCCGGGCGGCTGATCAGCGGGCTTGGTCTGCGCGACGTGTTTTCCGTCGACCTGCGCGTCGAGGCGGACGACACGGTGCATCTGATCGAATTCGAGGTCTGCCCCGGCCTGCCCTGCTTCGATTTCCGCGCCTACTGCCGCCAGCAGTGGGGTCTGGAGCTTGCCGACGCCATGGCCGAAACCGCGGCGAGCCGGCTGATCGGCCAGAAGCGCCTGATTTAG
- a CDS encoding low temperature requirement protein A, whose product MNTTLVIPETLHHHIRRMTGRDPHEGHRVATPLELLFDLTFVTAFSFASSQLAHALAEGHYTSALLGFAFASFAICWAWINFSWFSSAYDTDDWVFRLVTMVQMIGVLVLAVGLPRMFASIEHGEHLDNSVMVLGYVIMRVAMIFQWLRAARQDPARRRACVTYAKAIAVAQIGWVVQIVVDFPVGTSIILAVILGLIELAGPVIAERRDGGTPWHAHHMAERYSLFAIIALGEGVVGTLASLSAVVEEQGWSLDAALVCIAGTGLTFGMWWVYYMLPSAPILHAHRNRAFVWGYGQMLIVTAIVATGAGLHVAAYFIEHKAHVGPLATLLATAIPVSVFLAAIYALYTYLVRRFDPFHIWLLVATAAVVALAILAALAGVDMAVCLVILMLAPAVTVVGYETLGHRHQAEALASDGHSTVT is encoded by the coding sequence ATGAACACCACGCTTGTCATCCCTGAAACCCTGCACCATCACATCAGGCGCATGACCGGCCGCGATCCGCATGAAGGGCATCGTGTCGCCACCCCGCTCGAACTTCTGTTCGATCTGACCTTCGTGACGGCGTTCAGCTTTGCCTCCTCGCAGCTAGCCCACGCACTGGCCGAAGGCCATTACACCTCGGCCTTGCTCGGCTTTGCTTTCGCCAGCTTCGCCATCTGCTGGGCCTGGATCAATTTCTCCTGGTTCTCCTCGGCCTATGACACCGACGACTGGGTTTTCCGCCTCGTCACCATGGTGCAGATGATCGGCGTGCTGGTGCTGGCCGTCGGCCTGCCGCGCATGTTCGCTTCCATCGAGCACGGCGAGCATCTCGACAATTCGGTGATGGTGCTGGGCTATGTGATCATGCGGGTGGCCATGATCTTCCAGTGGTTGCGTGCCGCGAGACAGGATCCCGCCCGGCGCCGCGCCTGCGTTACCTATGCCAAGGCAATCGCGGTTGCCCAGATCGGCTGGGTGGTACAGATCGTTGTCGATTTCCCGGTCGGCACCAGCATCATACTGGCCGTCATCCTCGGCCTCATCGAACTGGCGGGGCCGGTGATTGCCGAACGCAGGGATGGCGGCACGCCGTGGCATGCGCACCACATGGCCGAACGTTACAGCCTGTTCGCCATCATCGCGCTGGGGGAAGGGGTTGTCGGCACGCTCGCGAGCCTGTCGGCCGTGGTTGAGGAACAGGGCTGGTCCCTGGATGCGGCCCTGGTCTGCATCGCCGGCACCGGGCTCACCTTCGGCATGTGGTGGGTCTATTACATGCTGCCCTCCGCGCCGATATTGCACGCCCACCGCAACCGCGCTTTCGTCTGGGGCTATGGCCAGATGCTGATCGTCACCGCCATCGTCGCGACCGGCGCCGGCCTGCATGTCGCGGCCTATTTCATCGAGCACAAGGCGCATGTCGGTCCGCTTGCGACGCTGCTTGCCACCGCTATTCCCGTCAGTGTCTTCCTGGCGGCGATCTATGCGCTCTACACCTATCTCGTCAGGCGCTTCGACCCGTTCCACATCTGGCTGCTGGTCGCAACAGCGGCGGTCGTGGCGCTCGCCATCCTCGCCGCGCTTGCCGGTGTCGATATGGCGGTCTGCCTCGTGATCCTGATGCTGGCGCCGGCCGTCACCGTCGTCGGCTACGAAACGCTCGGGCATCGCCACCAGGCGGAAGCGCTGGCCAGCGACGGGCATTCGACGGTGACTTAG
- a CDS encoding SRPBCC family protein: MTRETTSFVYVTYIRSTPQKVFEAITKPDIARRYWGHENVSDWKAGSKWEHIRANDERTVELVGKVVEIEPPTRLVMTWANASQADDPSKYSRVTFGIEEYDTMVRLTVTHDELEAGSGMAKGISQGWPAVLSSMKSFLETGSGIDLFAKPKSA, from the coding sequence ATGACCCGAGAGACGACCAGTTTTGTCTACGTGACCTACATCCGCTCGACGCCGCAAAAAGTGTTCGAGGCCATAACCAAGCCCGACATCGCACGGCGCTACTGGGGTCACGAGAACGTCTCCGACTGGAAGGCGGGATCGAAATGGGAACATATCCGCGCCAATGACGAGCGCACCGTCGAACTGGTCGGCAAGGTCGTCGAAATCGAGCCTCCGACCCGTCTGGTGATGACCTGGGCGAACGCCTCGCAGGCCGACGACCCGTCGAAATACAGCCGGGTGACGTTCGGCATCGAGGAATACGACACCATGGTGCGGCTGACCGTCACCCATGACGAACTCGAAGCCGGCAGCGGCATGGCGAAAGGCATCAGCCAGGGCTGGCCGGCCGTGCTGTCCAGCATGAAATCCTTCCTCGAAACCGGCAGCGGCATCGACCTTTTCGCCAAGCCGAAATCGGCCTGA
- a CDS encoding ArsR/SmtB family transcription factor, whose amino-acid sequence MDADKVFKALGDPTRRRLLDLLCEKNGQTLGQLCEHLDMARQSATQHIDLLEAANLVSTVKRGREKLHFINPVPLHEVYERWVRKFERQRLSLLHDLKQELEGEGQ is encoded by the coding sequence ATGGACGCCGACAAGGTTTTCAAAGCGCTGGGCGACCCGACACGCAGACGGTTGCTTGACCTTCTCTGCGAGAAGAACGGGCAGACGCTCGGCCAGCTTTGCGAACATCTGGACATGGCAAGGCAATCCGCCACCCAGCACATCGACCTCCTGGAGGCGGCCAATCTGGTGAGCACGGTCAAGCGCGGCCGCGAGAAGCTGCACTTCATCAACCCGGTGCCGCTGCACGAAGTCTACGAGCGCTGGGTGCGAAAATTCGAACGGCAGCGGCTCAGCCTGCTGCACGACCTGAAGCAAGAACTTGAAGGAGAGGGCCAATGA
- a CDS encoding SMP-30/gluconolactonase/LRE family protein — protein sequence MIEAIVSVFSDHVCQLGEGPSYDPATDALFWFDIVNGQLLEKQLSGGATKVHELGQMASAIAIIDDKRQLIATETGLHVRDVTSGKMTLHTPIEADNPVTRSNDSRVHPCGALWTGTMGKGEEKGAGSIYWFFKGELRRLFSDITVSNSICFSADGALAYYTDTSTGLLMRVACDPATGLPAGEPKIFVDHRSAKGYIDGSVLDRDGILWNAVWGGSVIEAYGPDGKLVRTVAMPVTQPSCPAFVGKNADRLAVTSAWSGKSEKQRLLDLQGGMTFLLDIPVNGRFEPRVLIA from the coding sequence ATGATTGAGGCGATCGTTTCTGTTTTTTCCGACCATGTATGCCAACTCGGCGAAGGACCAAGCTACGATCCCGCCACCGATGCGCTGTTCTGGTTCGACATCGTCAACGGCCAGCTTCTGGAGAAGCAGCTGTCCGGCGGCGCAACCAAGGTCCATGAACTCGGCCAGATGGCGAGCGCCATTGCCATCATCGACGACAAGCGGCAGTTGATCGCCACCGAGACCGGACTTCATGTCCGCGATGTCACGAGCGGCAAGATGACGCTGCACACGCCGATCGAAGCCGACAATCCGGTCACCCGCTCCAACGATTCGCGCGTCCATCCCTGCGGTGCGCTGTGGACCGGCACGATGGGCAAGGGCGAGGAAAAGGGCGCCGGCTCGATCTACTGGTTCTTCAAGGGCGAACTGCGCCGCCTGTTTTCGGATATCACCGTCTCCAATTCGATCTGCTTTTCCGCCGACGGCGCGCTTGCCTATTATACCGACACATCGACCGGATTGCTGATGCGTGTCGCCTGCGACCCGGCGACCGGCCTGCCGGCGGGCGAGCCGAAGATTTTCGTCGATCACCGTTCTGCCAAGGGCTATATCGACGGTTCGGTGCTCGACCGCGACGGCATCCTGTGGAATGCCGTCTGGGGCGGGAGTGTCATCGAGGCCTATGGACCCGACGGCAAGCTCGTCCGCACGGTCGCCATGCCGGTGACACAGCCATCCTGTCCGGCCTTCGTCGGCAAGAACGCCGATCGCCTGGCGGTCACGTCGGCCTGGTCGGGCAAGAGTGAGAAGCAGCGCCTGCTCGACCTGCAAGGCGGCATGACTTTCCTGCTCGACATTCCCGTCAATGGCCGGTTCGAGCCGCGCGTGCTGATAGCCTGA
- a CDS encoding GFA family protein: MTKRYRGGCACGAIRYETSGEPIFQNHCQCRDCQRRAGTGHGSYLTFGRRADMAITGDASTWRVAADSGNEKVHAFCPTCGTPVYLTFVAMPELIAVPAASLDDPGDFKPQAITYTIRGHGWDTVDPSLQAFERMPTG, encoded by the coding sequence ATGACCAAGCGCTATAGAGGCGGCTGCGCGTGCGGCGCCATCCGCTATGAGACCAGCGGCGAGCCGATCTTCCAGAACCATTGCCAATGCCGCGATTGCCAGAGGCGCGCGGGCACGGGCCACGGGTCCTATCTGACCTTCGGCCGGCGCGCCGATATGGCGATTACCGGCGACGCGAGCACCTGGCGGGTGGCCGCTGACAGCGGCAACGAAAAGGTCCACGCCTTCTGCCCGACCTGCGGAACACCGGTCTACCTGACATTCGTCGCCATGCCGGAGCTGATCGCCGTTCCCGCGGCCAGCCTCGACGACCCCGGCGATTTCAAGCCGCAGGCCATCACCTACACGATCCGCGGCCATGGCTGGGATACCGTCGATCCTTCCTTGCAGGCATTCGAGCGAATGCCTACGGGATAG